From one Fodinicurvata sp. EGI_FJ10296 genomic stretch:
- a CDS encoding pyridoxamine 5'-phosphate oxidase family protein, with amino-acid sequence MASQSHCIDDIETLESVYGAPSRPSITKEVDYVHAHYRAMIQASPFAALATIGPDGLDVSPRGDGAGFVVVEDEKTLLLPDRPGNNRVDSLRNIVHDPRMALLFMIPGVSETLRVNGRATLSLDPALLTRFAVKGKAPRSIMIVAVETVFFQCARALVRSGLWSPENHVDRASLPSTGTLLADIGGEVDAGDYDRRQPERVKDSLY; translated from the coding sequence ATGGCGTCACAATCCCACTGTATCGACGATATCGAAACGCTGGAAAGCGTCTACGGCGCCCCGAGTCGACCGTCGATCACCAAGGAAGTCGACTATGTTCATGCGCATTATCGCGCGATGATCCAGGCATCGCCGTTTGCCGCCCTTGCCACGATCGGACCGGATGGCCTGGACGTCTCCCCCCGCGGCGACGGCGCCGGCTTCGTTGTCGTCGAGGACGAAAAGACGTTGCTGCTGCCTGATCGCCCGGGAAACAACAGGGTCGATAGCCTTCGCAACATCGTCCACGACCCGCGCATGGCACTTTTGTTCATGATACCCGGCGTCAGCGAAACGCTGCGGGTCAACGGCCGCGCGACATTGTCACTCGATCCGGCGTTGCTGACACGTTTCGCTGTCAAGGGAAAGGCCCCGCGTTCGATCATGATCGTCGCCGTGGAAACGGTATTCTTCCAATGCGCCCGCGCCCTCGTGCGCTCCGGCCTCTGGTCGCCGGAAAATCATGTCGACAGAGCCAGCCTGCCAAGTACCGGCACATTGCTGGCGGATATCGGGGGAGAGGTTGATGCCGGCGATTACGACCGCCGCCAGCCCGAGCGCGTAAAGGATTCGCTCTACTGA
- a CDS encoding peroxiredoxin: protein MTIKNGDPLPAATFKHATPEGMSELSTDTLFKSGKSVLFAVPGAFTPTCSNQHLPGFVANMDALRAKGVERVVCMAVNDPFVMKAWGERDGSDDIIMISDWDASFTKALGLDQDASPAGLGVRSRRFAMVIEDGIVTKLSVEEERGLNVSAAEAILEDL, encoded by the coding sequence ATGACTATCAAGAATGGCGATCCGCTTCCGGCGGCGACCTTCAAGCATGCGACCCCCGAAGGGATGTCCGAACTCAGCACCGATACACTCTTCAAGTCTGGCAAGTCGGTCCTCTTCGCGGTGCCGGGTGCCTTTACGCCAACCTGCTCCAACCAGCATTTGCCGGGCTTCGTCGCGAACATGGATGCGCTCAGGGCAAAGGGCGTCGAGCGGGTCGTCTGCATGGCGGTCAACGATCCATTCGTGATGAAAGCATGGGGCGAGCGGGACGGTTCCGACGACATCATCATGATATCGGACTGGGACGCGTCGTTCACCAAGGCACTGGGTCTCGATCAGGACGCCTCACCGGCCGGTCTCGGCGTGAGGTCCAGGCGCTTTGCCATGGTCATCGAAGACGGCATCGTCACGAAGCTGTCCGTTGAAGAAGAGCGGGGGCTGAACGTTTCCGCCGCCGAAGCGATCCTGGAAGACCTGTAA
- the leuA gene encoding 2-isopropylmalate synthase, with the protein MLSNPESKYRAFGNPVDLPDRTWPSRRITAPPRWVSTDLRDGNQALVDPMDGERKMRFYDLAVQIGFKEIEVGFPSASQTDFNFIRSLVEGDRIPDDVAVQVLTQSRKDLIQRTFDSLNGARQGIVHLYNATSPAFRRTVFNMERREIIDLAISGARQMVEEAEKRPETDWIFQYSPETFSTTEPDFALEICEAVLEVWQPTPDRKIIFNLPATVEASTPNVYADQIEWFCRNISRRDSVAISVHTHNDRGTGVAATELAMMAGADRVEGCLFGNGERTGNVDIVTLAMNLYSQGIHPKLDFSDMRAIVKTVEHCNQLPVHPRHPYAGELVFTAFSGSHQDAIKKGFAAHEARNDGYWEVPYLAIDPADIGSTYEAVIRVNSQSGKGGVAWILQQDHGLQMPRRLQIDFSRKVQQVTDTTSREMTGAEIWDAFTRAYYVQEREDQRFLLVDYTTTSQARPGRERTFSGRVMMDGRERQITGSGDGLVSSVLAALASDCGLSLEVVDYHEHALRPGTDSMAAAYFECRTEEGQTVFGVGIDPDVATASVKALLSAANVASETSQ; encoded by the coding sequence ATGCTGTCCAATCCCGAATCCAAATATCGCGCTTTCGGCAATCCCGTTGATCTTCCCGACCGGACCTGGCCGTCCCGCCGCATCACGGCGCCGCCCCGCTGGGTGTCGACCGACCTGCGCGACGGCAATCAGGCTCTGGTCGATCCGATGGACGGGGAGCGGAAGATGCGCTTCTACGATCTGGCTGTTCAGATCGGCTTCAAGGAGATCGAGGTCGGTTTCCCGTCGGCGTCGCAGACCGATTTCAATTTCATCCGATCGCTGGTCGAGGGCGACCGTATCCCCGACGATGTCGCGGTGCAGGTGCTGACTCAATCGCGAAAGGATCTGATCCAGCGGACATTCGACTCGTTGAACGGCGCGCGTCAGGGCATCGTACATCTCTACAATGCCACATCGCCCGCATTCCGGCGGACCGTGTTCAATATGGAGCGCCGCGAGATCATCGACCTGGCCATCTCCGGCGCTCGTCAGATGGTCGAGGAAGCGGAGAAGCGGCCGGAGACGGATTGGATATTCCAGTATTCGCCTGAGACATTCTCGACAACGGAGCCGGATTTTGCGCTGGAAATTTGCGAGGCGGTGTTGGAAGTCTGGCAACCGACGCCGGATCGCAAGATCATCTTCAATCTGCCGGCTACAGTCGAGGCGTCGACGCCGAATGTTTATGCCGACCAGATCGAATGGTTTTGCCGGAATATCTCGCGCCGGGACAGCGTTGCCATTTCCGTTCATACCCACAACGACCGCGGCACCGGTGTCGCAGCGACCGAGCTGGCGATGATGGCCGGCGCCGATCGCGTCGAGGGGTGTCTTTTCGGCAACGGCGAGCGTACCGGCAATGTCGATATCGTCACACTGGCGATGAACCTGTATAGCCAGGGCATCCATCCGAAGCTCGACTTCAGCGATATGCGCGCGATCGTCAAGACGGTCGAGCACTGCAACCAGCTTCCGGTTCATCCGCGCCACCCCTATGCCGGCGAACTGGTGTTCACGGCGTTTTCCGGCTCCCATCAGGACGCCATCAAGAAGGGGTTCGCGGCGCACGAGGCCCGGAACGACGGCTATTGGGAGGTTCCGTATCTCGCCATCGATCCGGCCGATATCGGCTCGACCTACGAAGCCGTCATTCGCGTCAACAGCCAGTCGGGCAAGGGCGGCGTTGCCTGGATCCTGCAGCAGGACCACGGATTGCAGATGCCCCGGCGGCTTCAGATCGATTTCAGCCGCAAGGTCCAGCAGGTGACCGATACGACCAGCCGCGAGATGACCGGTGCCGAGATCTGGGACGCATTCACCAGGGCCTATTACGTTCAGGAGCGCGAAGATCAGCGTTTCCTGCTTGTCGATTACACGACCACAAGCCAGGCCCGGCCCGGCCGCGAGCGGACCTTTAGCGGGCGGGTCATGATGGATGGCCGGGAACGCCAGATCACCGGCAGTGGCGATGGTCTCGTCTCCAGCGTTCTTGCGGCGCTGGCAAGCGATTGCGGTCTCAGTCTGGAAGTCGTGGATTACCACGAGCACGCGCTGCGGCCGGGGACGGATTCGATGGCGGCTGCCTATTTCGAATGCCGGACCGAGGAGGGACAGACGGTGTTCGGCGTCGGCATCGATCCCGATGTCGCCACGGCCTCGGTCAAGGCGCTTCTGAGTGCGGCCAATGTCGCTTCGGAAACGAGCCAGTAG
- a CDS encoding protein-disulfide reductase DsbD domain-containing protein, whose amino-acid sequence MVAAGDTTPGTASVMVRLGVCILLLLATLPGIAGTGSAIAGQGQWVTDTVSPDATVRARLIAAADATGGASTLRAGVEIELPGDWKTYWRSPGDAGIPPSLDLSQSSNLTAVDFQWPAPERFSLFGLQTFGYGDRVVFPLLLTPESAGEPMRLRGRLEALICDDICVPTEFDLALDLDGGPATIDSDSANLIDRFRARIPDDGTVSGLTVTQISLAPDLGELGGLRVHADRSGAGSGNETVPDAIIESRPGWAFEAPRISATDDTGFVAELPFAQTSGPAEDLIGTEATVTLVDGAAASETAMPVTAADDVAGSGGGPGVGGLAPWVLMIGLALAGGFILNAMPCVLPVLSLKLMSVVGYSGAAPGVVRSGFLWSAAGIVTSFMALAGLAIGVKAAGGAVGWGMQFQQPLFLIFIIVVLTGFALNLAGLIRIELPHTAATRLGLVGGTSPTGPGAHFATGAFATLLATPCSAPFLGTAVAFALSRGPSEIVVIFLALGFGMALPYLLVAALPSLVRFLPRPGRWMHGVRTVMALALTGTALWLLTVLGAQIGDGPAAVVGAMMAATAAALWYRRRLSGRPRIAATAAGAVVAALAFIVPVQAERMGSAGAESGETRAVADGWRPFDRPAIAEQVARGRVVFVDVTAAWCLTCQVNKSAVLERGDIAERLSADGLTAMRADWTRPDPAISEFLSDHGRFGIPFNIVYGPGAPDGIALPEILTSGMVADALDRAAASG is encoded by the coding sequence ATGGTAGCAGCAGGCGACACGACGCCGGGCACCGCTTCAGTCATGGTCCGTCTGGGGGTGTGCATCCTGCTCCTGCTGGCGACCCTCCCCGGAATCGCGGGAACGGGGTCCGCTATTGCCGGCCAGGGTCAATGGGTCACGGATACCGTGTCTCCGGACGCGACCGTTCGTGCCCGTCTGATTGCGGCGGCCGATGCCACCGGCGGCGCATCCACGCTGCGCGCCGGGGTCGAGATCGAACTTCCCGGCGACTGGAAGACTTATTGGCGCTCGCCCGGCGATGCCGGCATCCCGCCCAGCCTCGATCTATCCCAGTCCTCGAATCTGACGGCCGTCGACTTCCAATGGCCGGCGCCTGAACGGTTCTCGCTGTTCGGTCTGCAAACCTTCGGCTATGGTGACCGGGTCGTCTTTCCGCTTCTGCTGACGCCGGAATCAGCCGGCGAGCCGATGAGGCTGCGCGGCCGGCTGGAAGCGCTGATCTGCGACGACATCTGCGTCCCGACAGAGTTCGACCTGGCTTTGGACCTGGACGGCGGACCGGCAACGATCGATTCCGACTCTGCCAATCTGATCGATCGATTTCGGGCGAGGATTCCGGACGACGGAACGGTTTCCGGTCTGACCGTCACGCAGATTTCTCTGGCGCCCGATCTTGGCGAGTTGGGTGGCCTGCGTGTTCATGCCGATCGCAGCGGCGCCGGGTCCGGAAACGAAACTGTCCCCGACGCCATTATTGAGTCGCGACCCGGATGGGCATTCGAGGCGCCGAGGATTTCCGCCACCGACGACACCGGTTTCGTTGCCGAGCTTCCGTTCGCACAGACCTCCGGACCGGCGGAAGACCTGATCGGCACCGAGGCAACCGTAACCCTGGTCGACGGGGCCGCTGCATCTGAAACCGCGATGCCGGTGACCGCGGCGGATGATGTGGCCGGCTCGGGCGGTGGTCCGGGGGTTGGCGGGCTCGCGCCCTGGGTCCTGATGATCGGGCTCGCTCTGGCAGGCGGGTTCATTCTGAATGCCATGCCCTGCGTTCTGCCGGTGCTGTCGCTGAAGCTGATGTCGGTTGTCGGCTATAGCGGCGCGGCCCCGGGGGTCGTCAGATCGGGCTTCCTCTGGTCCGCCGCCGGAATCGTGACGTCTTTCATGGCACTTGCCGGGCTGGCGATCGGGGTCAAGGCCGCAGGCGGCGCGGTCGGGTGGGGTATGCAGTTTCAACAGCCACTCTTCCTGATATTCATCATCGTCGTCCTGACCGGTTTCGCCTTAAATCTCGCCGGCTTGATTCGCATCGAACTGCCGCACACCGCCGCAACCCGGCTTGGCCTGGTCGGCGGAACGTCGCCGACGGGGCCCGGCGCACATTTCGCGACGGGCGCCTTCGCAACGCTGCTGGCAACCCCCTGCTCGGCCCCGTTCCTGGGGACAGCCGTCGCCTTTGCCCTGTCCCGCGGCCCATCGGAAATCGTGGTGATCTTCCTGGCGCTCGGGTTCGGCATGGCACTGCCCTATCTGCTGGTCGCGGCCTTGCCATCGCTGGTACGTTTTCTGCCACGCCCGGGGCGCTGGATGCACGGCGTGCGCACCGTCATGGCCCTCGCGCTGACCGGCACGGCACTATGGCTGCTAACCGTTCTGGGCGCGCAGATCGGCGACGGACCGGCCGCTGTGGTCGGCGCCATGATGGCGGCCACGGCGGCAGCGCTTTGGTACCGTCGGCGGCTCTCAGGACGCCCCAGGATCGCGGCCACCGCCGCCGGGGCGGTCGTGGCGGCACTCGCATTCATCGTCCCTGTCCAGGCCGAGCGCATGGGATCGGCCGGGGCGGAAAGCGGCGAGACACGGGCGGTGGCCGACGGCTGGCGCCCCTTCGACCGTCCCGCGATCGCCGAACAGGTGGCCCGCGGCCGGGTTGTCTTCGTCGATGTTACGGCAGCCTGGTGTCTGACCTGTCAGGTCAACAAGAGCGCGGTTCTGGAACGCGGCGACATCGCCGAAAGGCTGAGCGCCGACGGGCTGACGGCGATGCGGGCAGACTGGACCCGCCCCGATCCTGCGATCTCGGAATTTCTCTCCGACCATGGACGATTCGGCATTCCGTTCAATATCGTCTATGGACCGGGCGCGCCGGATGGCATAGCGCTTCCGGAAATACTGACGTCAGGTATGGTGGCCGACGCGCTGGATCGAGCTGCGGCTTCCGGCTAA
- a CDS encoding NUDIX domain-containing protein, translating into MTSAGTAPVPQWPRVGVGIVIMRDTPGGPAVLLAKRGRAPRLGEWSLPGGRQEAGETVFETARREAAEETGTTIRPIEIITVIDSITRDAGGQLAFHYTLIEVLAAWEGGAAVAGDDADAVAWVPVSDAADWLDWDKAVTVVRRATAVWQEAGRSRDDIP; encoded by the coding sequence ATGACGTCCGCCGGCACCGCACCGGTCCCGCAATGGCCGCGAGTAGGTGTCGGCATCGTCATCATGCGCGACACGCCGGGGGGACCGGCGGTTCTCCTCGCCAAGCGCGGCCGGGCACCCCGTCTGGGCGAATGGAGCCTGCCGGGTGGTCGTCAGGAAGCCGGTGAAACGGTATTCGAAACCGCCCGGCGTGAAGCCGCCGAGGAAACGGGCACGACAATCCGGCCGATCGAAATCATAACCGTCATCGACAGCATCACCCGTGACGCGGGCGGCCAACTGGCATTCCACTATACCCTGATCGAGGTGCTCGCCGCCTGGGAAGGCGGAGCGGCCGTCGCTGGAGACGATGCCGACGCCGTGGCGTGGGTCCCGGTTTCCGACGCTGCAGACTGGCTCGATTGGGACAAGGCGGTTACCGTCGTCCGTCGGGCCACTGCTGTCTGGCAGGAAGCAGGGCGATCTCGAGACGACATTCCCTGA
- the gpt gene encoding xanthine phosphoribosyltransferase: protein MSETAPFSKNFPVSWEELHRHAKALSWRLADIGEWKGIVAIARGGLVPAAIVARELDIRLVDTMCVASYDHQNQGEARILKPLEGDGEGWLIIDDLVDTGKTARLARDMLPRAHLATIYAKPEGRPLVDTFVTEVSQDTWIFFPWDIEPQYSVPIAESRLKPTP, encoded by the coding sequence ATGTCGGAAACCGCCCCATTCTCCAAAAATTTCCCGGTTTCATGGGAAGAACTTCACCGCCACGCGAAGGCGCTCTCCTGGCGGTTAGCCGATATTGGAGAGTGGAAGGGCATCGTCGCCATCGCGCGCGGCGGGTTGGTTCCTGCTGCCATCGTCGCCCGGGAACTCGATATCCGCCTCGTCGATACGATGTGCGTCGCCTCATACGACCATCAGAACCAGGGCGAGGCCCGCATCCTGAAGCCGCTCGAAGGCGATGGTGAAGGCTGGCTGATTATCGACGACCTCGTGGATACCGGCAAAACCGCCCGCCTCGCCCGTGACATGCTGCCGCGCGCCCATCTGGCGACGATTTACGCCAAACCGGAGGGCCGACCCTTGGTCGACACCTTCGTGACGGAGGTCAGCCAGGACACCTGGATCTTTTTCCCCTGGGACATCGAGCCACAATATTCGGTGCCGATCGCCGAATCCCGGCTCAAACCGACACCGTGA
- the rlmJ gene encoding 23S rRNA (adenine(2030)-N(6))-methyltransferase RlmJ produces the protein MTIFDTHAGVGLYDLLGEEARRTAESDAGIGRLLQRPESPELADFLALVRGASLARGLPPGRLYPGSAEIIRQRLRPDDRLVAFELHRDDFRDLRRLMAGDARVACHCRDAYEGLPALTPPTPRRGLALIDPPFEQTDEFQRVLRCLKDVGKRWPVGVLAVWYPIKARPPVDAFLAELVRSGATGVLNVELLWRPADDPARLNGAGLAVVNAPFGLDDVVMPIVAAMADALAADPGPSVRWLVPRP, from the coding sequence ATGACGATCTTTGACACGCATGCCGGCGTCGGATTGTACGATCTTCTGGGTGAGGAAGCGCGCCGAACGGCGGAATCGGATGCCGGAATCGGCCGGCTCCTGCAGCGGCCGGAATCGCCGGAACTGGCGGATTTCCTGGCGTTGGTGCGCGGCGCGAGCCTCGCGCGCGGACTGCCGCCGGGTCGCCTTTATCCGGGCTCGGCGGAAATCATCCGTCAGCGCCTGAGGCCCGATGACCGGCTGGTGGCATTCGAACTGCACAGGGATGATTTCCGCGACCTGAGACGGCTGATGGCCGGCGACGCGCGCGTGGCCTGCCATTGTCGCGATGCCTATGAGGGGCTGCCGGCCCTGACGCCACCGACACCCAGAAGGGGGCTGGCCCTGATCGACCCGCCGTTCGAGCAGACGGACGAATTCCAGCGAGTTCTACGGTGCCTCAAGGATGTCGGCAAACGATGGCCGGTCGGTGTGCTGGCCGTCTGGTACCCGATCAAGGCACGGCCCCCCGTCGACGCTTTTCTTGCCGAGCTGGTGCGGTCCGGAGCGACGGGCGTCCTGAACGTCGAACTGTTGTGGCGGCCGGCTGACGATCCGGCCCGGCTGAACGGTGCCGGGCTGGCCGTCGTCAATGCACCTTTCGGACTCGATGATGTCGTAATGCCGATCGTCGCTGCTATGGCCGACGCTCTGGCGGCCGACCCCGGACCTTCGGTTCGATGGTTGGTGCCCCGGCCGTAG
- a CDS encoding ATP-binding protein, which yields MAEYTLESLVGTILDLSQADLSLQDGGTGGGSAITDVASVASTVLAERRDSLGDTGIVIVDRIDHDFPSVAVCPTAVRQMIRHLLGIAVGSCERGNTVVLTSSRDDELVKISVLDDGRAFGAEDIPDDLYNALDAVVLRAGDVSASEDRARVVVTPMGLTLAVIHALLVRQGGMLEVANGPAGGKQVTLAFPLDDSAAASENAAEIEMAD from the coding sequence ATGGCTGAATATACCTTGGAAAGCCTGGTGGGCACGATCCTCGACCTGAGCCAGGCGGATCTTTCGCTGCAGGACGGGGGCACCGGCGGTGGCAGTGCGATCACCGACGTCGCGTCCGTGGCGTCGACAGTGCTGGCGGAACGGCGGGACTCGCTGGGCGATACCGGCATTGTGATCGTGGATCGCATCGACCATGATTTTCCGAGTGTCGCTGTCTGCCCGACGGCCGTCAGGCAGATGATCCGGCATCTGCTGGGTATTGCCGTCGGTTCCTGCGAAAGGGGCAATACCGTTGTCCTGACCAGTTCGCGCGACGATGAGCTGGTCAAGATTTCCGTTCTGGACGATGGGCGGGCCTTTGGGGCCGAGGATATTCCCGACGACTTGTACAATGCGCTCGACGCCGTCGTTCTGAGGGCTGGAGACGTTTCGGCGTCGGAAGACCGGGCGCGCGTCGTGGTAACGCCGATGGGGCTTACGCTGGCAGTGATTCACGCACTTCTGGTGCGGCAAGGCGGAATGCTGGAAGTCGCGAACGGTCCTGCGGGCGGCAAACAGGTCACACTGGCATTCCCGCTGGACGACAGCGCAGCGGCGTCGGAAAACGCAGCTGAAATCGAGATGGCCGACTGA
- a CDS encoding YqgE/AlgH family protein has protein sequence MTPEETKAHDTGSGFAGQFLIAMPSMQDERFERSVIYLCAHSDEGAMGLVVNKPMTSITFPDLLGQLGIEAGDHVADNPVLFGGPVESGRGFVLHSADFIRDASMRIADDVALTATIDILKAISAGEGPHRHVLTLGYAGWDAGQLDAELQSNGWLVAPSDDAILFDHDWSTKWERAIRVLGVDAFMLSGEAGHA, from the coding sequence ATGACGCCCGAAGAAACCAAAGCGCACGACACCGGTTCCGGTTTCGCCGGCCAGTTCCTGATCGCGATGCCGTCCATGCAGGACGAACGCTTCGAGCGGTCCGTAATCTATCTGTGTGCGCACAGCGACGAGGGCGCGATGGGGCTCGTCGTCAACAAGCCGATGACGTCGATCACCTTTCCCGATCTGCTGGGCCAACTGGGTATCGAGGCCGGCGACCATGTCGCGGACAACCCTGTGCTGTTCGGCGGCCCGGTCGAAAGCGGCCGCGGGTTCGTCCTGCATAGCGCGGATTTCATCCGGGATGCCAGCATGCGGATCGCGGACGATGTCGCGCTGACGGCAACGATCGATATTCTGAAGGCCATTTCCGCCGGCGAAGGTCCGCATCGTCACGTCCTCACGCTGGGCTATGCCGGCTGGGATGCCGGCCAACTCGACGCTGAACTCCAGTCCAATGGCTGGCTGGTCGCACCGTCGGACGATGCCATCCTTTTCGACCATGACTGGTCCACCAAGTGGGAGCGGGCGATCCGCGTCCTTGGTGTCGATGCATTCATGCTGTCGGGCGAAGCCGGTCACGCCTGA